One part of the Quercus lobata isolate SW786 chromosome 7, ValleyOak3.0 Primary Assembly, whole genome shotgun sequence genome encodes these proteins:
- the LOC115953517 gene encoding NAC domain-containing protein 90-like, whose amino-acid sequence MEDFPPGFRFYPTEEELVSFYLHNKLEGTREDLNRVMDRIIPVVDIYDSKPWELPQFSGDLCHGDPEQWFFFIPRQESEARGGRPRRLTQTGYWKATGSPNYVYSSNNRIIGLKRTMVFYNGRAPNGTKTEWKMNEYKAIEGEVSASTSAAPTLRQEFSLCRVYKKSKCLRAFDRRPPAVIVSEPAAQQVPQSDEATPSRLNPSLTERISSPDSSSSGDQGQLSQPGESTGNMAVDNETFWDFEQLNWFQGLD is encoded by the exons ATGGAGGATTTCCCACCTGGGTTTCGGTTCTACCCAACTGAGGAAGAGTTAGTCTCATTCTATTTGCATAACAAGCTAGAAGGGACCAGAGAAGATTTGAACAGAGTTATGGACCGGATTATACCGGTTGTGGATATTTATGACTCTAAACCATGGGAACTCCCAC AGTTTTCTGGAGATCTATGCCATGGAGACCCAGAGCAGTGGTTTTTCTTCATTCCAAGACAAGAAAGTGAAGCTCGTGGTGGAAGACCAAGGCGACTCACGCAAACTGGGTACTGGAAAGCTACCGGGTCTCCTAATTATGTTTACTCTTCCAACAATCGCATTATTGGGTTGAAAAGGACAATGGTTTTCTACAATGGAAGAGCTCCCAATGGAACAAAAACGGAGTGGAAGATGAACGAATACAAAGCCATTGAAGGAGAAGTGTCCGCATCAACCAGTGCAGCTCCTACG TTAAGGCAAGAATTTAGCCTCTGTAGAGTGTACAAGAAATCAAAATGCTTAAGAGCATTTGACAGAAGGCCTCCTGCAGTAATAGTAAGTGAGCCAGCAGCTCAACAAGTTCCTCAAAGTGATGAGGCAACACCATCTCGTTTGAACCCTTCATTGACAGAGAGAATAAGCTCACCGGATAGTTCATCCTCAGGAGACCAAGGCCAACTCTCCCAGCCTGGTGAAAGTACTGGAAACATGGCTGTTGATAACGAGACTTTTTGGGATTTTGAGCAACTGAACTGGTTCCAAGGGCTGGATTAA